In Bacillus sp. KH172YL63, one genomic interval encodes:
- a CDS encoding sodium-dependent transporter produces the protein MENRAQFGTRAGFILAAVGSAIGLGNIWRFPAVAYENGGGAFFIPYLFALLTAGIPLLVLEFTIGHKYRGSAPLSYFRLNKKTEWLGWWQVLIAFVISTYYAVIIAWAMSYSVFSFNLGWGTETESFLFSDYLKLSVDPGQTGSVVPGVFIPLVIVWAVTLGILFKGVKKGIEVANKIFIPALVILFLIIVVRALTLPGALDGLDAFFKPDFSKIADPGVWVAAYGQIFFSLSIAFAIMITYSSYLPKKSDITNNAFITGFSNSGFELLAGIGVFAALGFMAQSQGVSVQEVVSGGVGLAFVVFPQIINEFPAFNEVFGFLFFASLVLAGLSSLISISETYVAAVSEKFGISRNKAVLFGGGLSAIISILFATQGGLLFLDVADYFINQFGVAFVGLVEVVVIAWFLRKLGAFQSHANGISDLHLGTWWKVCLGVITPIVLGWMMFGLFKMNLLKEFETETGNYGGYSDTFILYSGWFVAAFAILVGVALGYKRWHAKTEAESFKEVS, from the coding sequence ATGGAGAATCGTGCACAGTTTGGTACACGAGCAGGATTTATTCTTGCTGCTGTAGGTTCGGCAATCGGGCTTGGAAACATCTGGCGTTTTCCGGCAGTGGCGTATGAAAATGGTGGGGGAGCATTCTTTATTCCTTATTTATTTGCTCTTCTTACAGCAGGTATTCCTTTATTAGTACTTGAATTCACGATTGGTCATAAGTACCGTGGATCAGCACCGCTATCTTATTTCCGTCTTAATAAGAAAACCGAATGGCTAGGCTGGTGGCAAGTATTGATTGCCTTTGTCATTTCCACCTATTATGCCGTCATCATTGCATGGGCGATGTCATACAGCGTATTCTCTTTCAATCTCGGCTGGGGAACGGAAACAGAATCCTTCCTGTTCAGCGATTATTTGAAACTTTCCGTTGATCCGGGTCAAACAGGAAGCGTCGTACCAGGCGTATTCATCCCGCTTGTCATAGTATGGGCGGTTACACTGGGCATCCTTTTCAAAGGTGTAAAGAAAGGGATCGAAGTAGCGAATAAAATCTTTATTCCGGCACTTGTTATCTTATTCTTAATCATTGTTGTTCGCGCTTTAACTTTACCAGGTGCGCTTGACGGGCTTGATGCCTTCTTCAAACCGGATTTCAGCAAGATCGCAGATCCCGGGGTATGGGTGGCTGCATATGGACAGATTTTCTTCAGTTTATCCATTGCCTTTGCCATCATGATTACGTACTCAAGTTATCTGCCGAAGAAATCTGATATCACAAACAATGCTTTCATCACAGGTTTCAGTAATTCAGGCTTTGAATTATTGGCCGGTATCGGGGTATTTGCCGCATTAGGATTCATGGCGCAGTCCCAGGGTGTTTCTGTGCAGGAAGTCGTAAGCGGTGGCGTTGGGCTTGCATTTGTTGTCTTCCCGCAAATCATCAACGAATTCCCGGCATTCAATGAAGTATTTGGATTCCTATTCTTTGCTTCCCTGGTCCTTGCCGGTTTATCATCCCTGATTTCGATTTCTGAGACCTATGTAGCAGCTGTTTCAGAGAAGTTCGGAATCTCACGTAACAAAGCTGTCCTTTTCGGGGGCGGACTTTCAGCGATCATCTCCATCCTGTTTGCAACACAGGGCGGACTGTTGTTCCTGGATGTAGCAGATTATTTCATCAACCAATTCGGTGTAGCCTTCGTTGGACTTGTAGAAGTAGTCGTCATTGCATGGTTCCTGCGCAAGCTTGGTGCTTTCCAATCTCATGCAAACGGCATCTCTGACCTTCACCTCGGCACTTGGTGGAAAGTGTGCCTTGGCGTCATCACACCGATCGTCCTTGGCTGGATGATGTTCGGTTTATTCAAAATGAACTTACTGAAAGAGTTTGAAACAGAGACTGGTAACTACGGCGGTTACTCAGATACATTCATTCTTTACAGCGGATGGTTCGTGGCCGCATTCGCGATCCTTGTAGGGGTTGCACTAGGATATAAACGCTGGCATGCCAAAACAGAAGCTGAAAGCTTTAAGGAGGTAAGCTAA
- a CDS encoding DUF86 domain-containing protein — protein sequence MYFVDREKIEQTLVYMNEQLILVKERDQWSSTVEKLALERISHTIIESVLDVGNSMIDGFIMRDPGSYEDIIDILLDEKVIDGKMSEDLKKLVEQRKTLVQDYISVDHGQLHSVLQDVFPTLVQLPEQVRSYLEHELGPVSAFKN from the coding sequence GTGTATTTCGTAGACAGAGAAAAGATTGAACAAACTTTAGTGTACATGAATGAGCAGTTAATCCTTGTGAAAGAGCGTGATCAGTGGAGCTCTACAGTAGAGAAATTGGCGTTGGAGCGGATCAGCCACACCATCATTGAATCCGTGCTTGATGTAGGCAACAGCATGATCGATGGATTCATCATGAGAGATCCAGGCAGCTATGAGGATATCATTGATATTCTGTTGGACGAAAAAGTGATTGACGGGAAGATGAGTGAAGACCTGAAAAAGCTGGTTGAACAGCGTAAAACGCTTGTTCAGGATTACATCTCGGTGGATCATGGGCAGCTGCATTCAGTTTTACAGGATGTTTTCCCAACGCTAGTTCAGTTGCCGGAACAGGTGCGGAGCTACCTTGAACATGAACTCGGACCGGTATCGGCCTTTAAAAATTAA
- a CDS encoding M23 family metallopeptidase encodes MILYKRLVLTIVAIFVLTGPGRSVAAEPLTDEQIHTKRMELFQKSETLTQIPWYYLAAIDQYERSLRFARKDRDKPSSLISIYMEPERWVGPLNPDRDDDNPKTIALFGGRGRDGDLDGKASLESDEDILAAMTEYLLRYGIDRDNFKLALWDYYKRDKTVSIIMGNAKIYKQYGTIHLNKKAFPLPLRFNYSYRNTWGDARGWGGRRIHEGTDLFADYGVPVRATSYGIIEMKGWNRYGGWRIGIRDINNTYHYFAHLSGFAKDLHVGQVVEPGMVIGGVGSSGYGPPGTSGKFPPHLHYGMYKDNGLTEWSFDPYPHLRMWERQDRIDSRKH; translated from the coding sequence ATGATTTTGTACAAAAGATTGGTCTTGACCATTGTGGCAATATTCGTATTGACCGGTCCCGGCCGTTCAGTCGCAGCGGAACCACTGACGGATGAACAGATTCACACAAAAAGGATGGAACTGTTCCAAAAAAGTGAAACGCTGACCCAGATTCCGTGGTACTACCTGGCTGCCATCGATCAATATGAACGCAGCCTCCGGTTTGCCAGAAAGGACAGGGATAAGCCCTCTTCTCTTATTTCAATTTATATGGAGCCTGAAAGATGGGTCGGCCCCCTCAATCCTGATCGGGATGATGACAATCCTAAAACGATTGCTTTATTCGGAGGACGTGGGCGTGATGGGGACCTTGATGGAAAGGCCAGCCTGGAAAGCGATGAAGATATCCTGGCAGCGATGACGGAGTATCTATTGCGCTACGGCATCGACAGGGACAATTTCAAGCTTGCCCTTTGGGACTATTATAAGCGTGATAAGACGGTCAGCATCATCATGGGAAATGCGAAGATCTATAAACAATATGGAACGATTCATTTAAATAAAAAAGCCTTTCCCCTGCCCCTCCGATTCAATTACAGTTACAGGAATACGTGGGGAGATGCCCGCGGCTGGGGAGGCAGACGGATACACGAAGGGACGGACCTTTTTGCAGACTACGGCGTACCTGTCAGGGCCACTTCCTATGGGATCATCGAAATGAAAGGATGGAACCGTTATGGGGGCTGGAGGATCGGGATACGGGATATCAATAATACGTATCATTATTTTGCCCACTTGAGCGGGTTCGCCAAAGACCTTCATGTCGGCCAGGTTGTTGAACCAGGGATGGTGATCGGCGGCGTCGGAAGCTCTGGATACGGCCCTCCGGGTACATCAGGAAAATTCCCTCCCCATTTGCACTACGGGATGTATAAGGATAACGGCTTGACTGAGTGGTCCTTTGACCCCTATCCACATTTGAGGATGTGGGAAAGACAGGACCGAATCGACAGCAGGAAGCATTAA
- a CDS encoding cytosolic protein, translating into MRKRTDENDKEEQYSDFSNVETYRNFIVPETLPEGPYGSPRGKHTPVENKSTPWEEGQRPYSAFNYENKSLHQDIPRQEPGSHPVHADPDVNEQTPYTESEE; encoded by the coding sequence ATGAGAAAAAGAACGGATGAAAACGACAAAGAAGAGCAATACAGTGACTTCTCCAACGTTGAAACATACCGCAACTTCATCGTACCGGAAACGCTCCCGGAAGGTCCCTACGGATCCCCCCGGGGCAAGCACACCCCGGTAGAAAACAAAAGCACCCCATGGGAAGAAGGCCAGCGCCCATACAGCGCCTTCAACTATGAAAATAAATCCCTCCATCAGGATATACCACGGCAAGAACCTGGATCCCACCCGGTCCACGCCGATCCTGATGTGAATGAACAGACTCCTTATACTGAAAGTGAGGAGTGA
- a CDS encoding helix-turn-helix domain-containing protein, which yields MSITVTGLVGKKIRYHRRAKEITIQALSRKCGLTVNYISLIEKGEANPSLNKLNAIVCALDIQWEDIMPNCEEHQEIYNQTIL from the coding sequence ATGAGTATTACGGTTACAGGACTTGTCGGAAAGAAAATCAGATACCATCGAAGAGCAAAAGAAATCACCATCCAAGCATTAAGCCGCAAGTGTGGATTGACAGTAAATTATATTTCTTTGATTGAAAAAGGAGAGGCCAACCCTTCTCTGAACAAGCTTAACGCTATCGTATGTGCCTTGGATATCCAATGGGAAGATATTATGCCAAATTGCGAAGAACACCAAGAAATTTACAATCAAACGATACTTTAA
- a CDS encoding methionine/alanine import family NSS transporter small subunit → MTGSAIVMMVVGVVIIWGGLAASIMNAVSKSKNQA, encoded by the coding sequence ATGACAGGTAGTGCGATTGTTATGATGGTTGTCGGAGTGGTCATCATCTGGGGTGGCTTGGCAGCGAGTATCATGAATGCTGTATCCAAATCGAAAAATCAAGCATAA
- a CDS encoding YutD family protein → MICVQNSCYEIVEEFRDGFNEEAFKERYSDILSKYDYILGDWGYGQLRLKGFFDDHNQKSSFDTKVSTHKDYLYEYCNFGCAYFLVKKVSKA, encoded by the coding sequence ATGATTTGTGTACAGAATTCGTGCTACGAAATCGTTGAAGAATTCAGAGACGGATTCAACGAGGAAGCATTTAAGGAAAGATACAGCGATATTTTAAGCAAATATGACTACATCCTCGGCGATTGGGGATACGGCCAGCTCAGACTGAAAGGTTTCTTCGATGACCATAATCAGAAGTCATCTTTTGACACCAAGGTTAGCACACATAAAGATTACTTATATGAATACTGTAATTTTGGCTGTGCATATTTTCTTGTGAAAAAAGTCAGCAAAGCATAG
- the yunB gene encoding sporulation protein YunB produces MSKFKTYKPRRGGPLPFRYVMIITFLFFMISTGFGLWIINKGLKPTLLAYAETQTSRIGTLVINKAINKKIADVLDIADITEEVKNSEGDIVSFKYNTQTINRVQAEITNLVQQNLQEAEEGNIENLEFITEVEIDKEKSEASKGITYSVPLGQATNNVLLGNLGPKIPIQFHSIGDVRSDVKTTVEQFGINNAVVKVFVELEVNVQIIIPFATKTETIKQDILVAMGTVHLDVPQFYNNGGGDAGPSIEIPTN; encoded by the coding sequence TTGTCAAAGTTCAAAACGTACAAACCCCGAAGAGGAGGTCCGCTGCCTTTTCGATATGTCATGATCATAACCTTTCTGTTCTTCATGATTTCGACCGGATTTGGATTGTGGATCATTAATAAAGGGTTGAAGCCGACGCTTCTTGCATATGCCGAAACACAAACGAGCAGGATCGGGACACTTGTGATCAATAAAGCGATCAATAAGAAGATTGCCGATGTCCTCGATATTGCAGATATAACGGAAGAAGTAAAAAACTCGGAAGGTGATATCGTTTCGTTTAAATATAATACCCAGACCATTAACCGTGTGCAGGCGGAGATTACAAATCTGGTACAGCAAAACCTTCAGGAAGCAGAAGAAGGCAATATTGAGAACCTCGAATTCATCACCGAGGTTGAAATCGATAAAGAAAAGTCAGAAGCATCGAAGGGCATCACCTATTCGGTCCCCCTAGGGCAGGCGACGAATAACGTCCTTCTCGGGAATCTTGGTCCGAAGATACCGATCCAGTTCCATTCCATCGGTGACGTCCGTTCCGATGTGAAAACGACCGTGGAGCAGTTTGGGATCAACAATGCCGTCGTAAAGGTGTTTGTGGAGCTTGAAGTGAATGTGCAGATCATCATTCCTTTTGCGACGAAAACGGAAACGATCAAGCAGGATATCCTTGTTGCGATGGGGACAGTCCATCTGGATGTGCCGCAATTTTATAATAACGGAGGCGGGGATGCAGGACCTTCAATAGAAATACCTACAAATTAG
- a CDS encoding HD-GYP domain-containing protein has translation MRLISTRALKPGMVLATTVYNVKGQALLHDNVPITERMIYRLQEIGIQYVYIEDYLSSGIHVKGTVSGKVRQVAVQHIEKAFNQLSSSKQQPNLLVIEDSARQLKQVIDVVLSEVKANNDLLTILTDVFEYDSYIFHHSFNVTLYTLSIGLELKLPPKQLEQLGVGAILHDIGKMLVPEEILLKPGRLSEAEFNEIKKHAEHGFEILRKLYSVPLIIAHCAYQHHERLDGTGYPRGIKGEEIHPFAKIIAVADVFDAMTSNRIYKKAMLPHEALEILYAGSGTLFDANVIEAFRSSVAIYPTGMIVELSDGRKGIVTDQNKGVTDRPVVRIIEENGEELQTPYPMDLSAELDKVITGFDPEYEPQSLKIK, from the coding sequence ATGAGGCTAATATCTACGAGGGCTCTTAAGCCCGGCATGGTTCTGGCTACAACGGTATATAATGTAAAGGGACAGGCATTGTTGCATGATAATGTTCCGATCACTGAACGCATGATTTATAGATTGCAGGAGATCGGCATTCAGTATGTCTATATTGAAGACTACCTTTCCAGCGGGATCCATGTAAAAGGGACCGTTTCAGGCAAGGTCAGGCAGGTCGCTGTTCAACATATCGAGAAAGCCTTTAACCAATTGAGCTCATCGAAACAACAGCCCAATCTGCTTGTCATCGAGGATAGCGCAAGACAGCTGAAGCAAGTAATCGATGTAGTTCTATCCGAAGTAAAAGCAAACAATGATCTCCTTACGATTTTGACAGATGTCTTTGAATATGATTCTTATATTTTCCATCATTCATTTAATGTAACACTCTATACACTTTCAATCGGACTTGAATTGAAACTGCCTCCCAAGCAGCTGGAGCAGCTGGGGGTGGGGGCAATTCTTCATGATATCGGGAAGATGCTTGTACCGGAAGAGATCCTTCTAAAGCCGGGCAGGCTTTCAGAGGCGGAATTCAATGAGATCAAAAAGCATGCTGAGCACGGCTTTGAAATCCTGCGGAAACTTTATTCGGTGCCTTTGATCATCGCCCACTGTGCCTATCAGCATCATGAAAGGCTCGACGGCACCGGGTACCCGCGGGGGATCAAAGGGGAAGAAATCCATCCCTTTGCAAAGATCATCGCCGTCGCTGATGTGTTCGACGCCATGACGTCTAACCGCATATACAAAAAAGCCATGCTTCCCCATGAAGCCCTGGAGATATTGTATGCAGGATCCGGAACCCTGTTTGATGCAAACGTGATCGAAGCGTTCAGGTCTTCGGTTGCAATCTATCCAACCGGGATGATCGTAGAATTGAGTGACGGCCGCAAGGGAATCGTAACCGATCAGAACAAAGGGGTCACAGACCGTCCGGTGGTCCGCATCATCGAAGAAAATGGGGAAGAGCTGCAAACTCCGTACCCGATGGACTTAAGTGCCGAATTAGACAAGGTGATCACAGGTTTTGATCCGGAGTATGAACCCCAATCGCTTAAAATTAAATAA
- a CDS encoding TIGR01457 family HAD-type hydrolase, with protein sequence MKAYKGYLIDLDGTMYKGKEKIEEAGDFVKRLQDKGLPYLFVTNNSSRRPEQVAEKLRSFDIPATEEQVFTTSMATAQFIAQKKPNGTAYVIGEEGIRSALEENGITLQDEHPDFVVVGIDRGINYEKLALACLGVRNGATFISTNGDIAIPTERGLLPGNGSLTSVVTVSTQTEPIFIGKPESIIMEQALEVLGVPKEDTLMVGDNYDTDILAGINAGLDTLLVHTGVTTKEGLKSKEIQPTYTIEDLSEWEI encoded by the coding sequence ATGAAAGCATATAAAGGCTACCTGATTGATTTAGACGGAACGATGTACAAAGGGAAAGAGAAGATCGAGGAAGCAGGTGATTTCGTGAAACGCCTGCAGGACAAGGGGCTGCCTTATCTGTTTGTAACGAATAACTCTTCGAGAAGGCCTGAACAGGTGGCAGAAAAACTCCGTTCGTTCGATATCCCTGCAACAGAAGAGCAGGTATTCACAACCTCGATGGCGACGGCACAGTTCATCGCACAGAAGAAACCGAATGGCACAGCTTATGTGATCGGTGAAGAGGGAATCCGTTCCGCACTTGAAGAGAATGGAATCACCTTGCAGGATGAGCACCCGGATTTCGTCGTTGTTGGGATTGATCGGGGCATTAACTATGAAAAGCTTGCCCTTGCCTGCCTTGGAGTCAGGAATGGGGCCACTTTCATCTCGACGAATGGGGATATCGCCATTCCGACAGAAAGAGGGCTGCTTCCTGGGAATGGTTCTTTGACATCGGTTGTGACGGTTTCTACCCAGACAGAACCGATTTTTATCGGTAAACCGGAATCGATCATCATGGAGCAGGCACTGGAAGTGTTGGGCGTTCCGAAAGAAGATACGCTCATGGTTGGGGATAATTACGATACAGACATTTTGGCCGGGATCAATGCAGGTCTTGATACGCTGCTCGTCCATACTGGCGTCACGACCAAAGAGGGGCTGAAGTCTAAAGAAATTCAGCCAACCTATACGATTGAAGACTTAAGCGAATGGGAGATCTGA
- a CDS encoding YunC family protein: MMNVSPITIEGHTFTAISVELPKTNLLVVTSEKGYIMCGALDVALLNEKLKDRGIIAGRAVGVKSIDQLLDAPLESITHEAANRGIHPGMIGRDALLKMI, from the coding sequence ATGATGAATGTATCTCCCATTACAATAGAGGGACATACCTTTACTGCAATTTCAGTAGAACTGCCGAAAACCAATCTCCTCGTCGTGACGAGTGAAAAAGGATATATTATGTGTGGCGCACTGGATGTAGCGCTGCTTAATGAAAAGCTCAAGGACAGGGGAATCATAGCAGGCAGGGCGGTCGGTGTAAAAAGCATCGATCAGCTTCTCGACGCCCCCCTCGAATCGATTACCCATGAAGCGGCCAACCGGGGCATCCACCCTGGCATGATCGGTCGGGATGCCCTGCTGAAAATGATATAA
- a CDS encoding YhcN/YlaJ family sporulation lipoprotein has translation MFKLNKFILGSTVLSIALIGTACNGIDTANEEMYHDNGNTINVSDREDLYNENNWTKKGAHRGESFGYVRQQKSPTGGQTISTKDMYSIDREQVADSISKMSVALPDVKDCSTLVTDEEVLVSYITDKKDKKGRYEVADQVKKTAMSVIPRWYHVYVTDDKSLMRNVENLAKMDSDSDNVNTAIDDTINLMLQDSPQGRNIDAGENANGEMTNEMRDDDTHTINKSRQKRNDYTDTDKLMD, from the coding sequence GTGTTTAAGTTGAATAAATTTATTCTCGGATCGACGGTACTAAGCATTGCACTCATTGGTACAGCCTGTAACGGCATCGACACAGCCAATGAAGAAATGTACCATGACAATGGCAATACAATCAATGTAAGCGACAGGGAAGACCTTTATAACGAAAACAATTGGACTAAAAAAGGCGCCCACCGCGGGGAAAGCTTCGGTTATGTGCGTCAGCAAAAGAGTCCCACCGGCGGTCAAACCATTTCCACGAAGGATATGTACAGCATCGACAGGGAACAGGTAGCTGACAGTATCAGTAAGATGAGTGTCGCCCTTCCCGATGTGAAAGATTGCTCCACACTGGTGACGGACGAGGAAGTGCTCGTGTCCTACATCACTGATAAAAAAGATAAAAAAGGCCGTTATGAAGTAGCCGACCAAGTCAAAAAAACTGCCATGTCAGTCATACCACGCTGGTACCATGTCTATGTCACCGATGACAAAAGTCTGATGAGAAATGTTGAAAACCTGGCAAAGATGGACAGTGACAGCGACAACGTCAACACTGCCATCGATGACACCATCAACCTCATGCTTCAGGATTCTCCACAAGGAAGAAACATAGACGCCGGGGAAAATGCCAACGGTGAAATGACGAATGAAATGCGGGATGACGATACCCACACGATCAACAAAAGCCGTCAAAAACGCAACGACTACACCGACACAGACAAACTGATGGACTAA
- a CDS encoding Na+/H+ antiporter NhaC family protein: protein MENTIYSLLPPLLAILMVILTRRVLLSLGVGIVASAFLLADFSLTKTFSFMWDAFKGIFVSDGELNTWNVYIIFFLLILGVITAFVNISGGSRAFGEWAMKRVKTRKGAQLLAAVLGIIIFIDDYFNALAVGQVSRPITDRHKISRAKLAYIIDSTSAPICVVSPISSWGAYIIGIIGSILAAHSITEYTAFSAFIQMIPMNLYVWAAILLVVMVAYKGLDFGKMKEHEVRALETGALYDPEKEIPGELKNDLPVSTKGTVGDLVWPIVALVVGTVSMMLWTGYEAVGAFDLLPIFENTDVTKSLLYGGLFGMFVALVFFLRQVMMKGIETRAVGTAVVEGIKSMLPAVYILIFAWTIVTLIDQLQTGTYLAGLVETSNLPMQALPVILFLVAGIMAFSTGTSWGSFGILLPIAGEIAAATDVSILLPAMAAVLAGSVLGDHCSPISDTTILSSTGAGSNHIDHVITQLPYAIIGAVVASIGYLVLGFTGSTLLGLAVVIILIVAFALLFGEKAKPAPAE, encoded by the coding sequence ATGGAAAACACGATTTACTCACTTTTACCACCCCTTTTAGCCATTCTTATGGTTATTCTCACAAGACGGGTACTACTCTCACTGGGAGTTGGCATCGTCGCTTCTGCTTTCTTATTGGCAGATTTCTCACTTACCAAAACATTCAGCTTTATGTGGGACGCCTTTAAAGGCATCTTTGTCTCAGATGGGGAATTGAACACCTGGAATGTATATATTATTTTCTTCTTGCTTATCCTTGGTGTGATCACTGCATTTGTGAACATTTCCGGAGGCAGCCGCGCATTTGGTGAATGGGCGATGAAACGGGTCAAGACAAGAAAGGGCGCACAGCTTTTGGCTGCGGTTTTAGGTATCATAATTTTCATCGATGACTATTTTAATGCCCTTGCAGTCGGACAGGTTTCAAGACCGATTACGGACCGCCACAAAATTTCACGTGCAAAGCTTGCTTATATCATTGACTCGACATCTGCACCGATCTGTGTCGTATCACCGATTTCAAGTTGGGGAGCGTACATCATCGGAATCATCGGTTCGATCCTTGCAGCACACAGCATTACCGAGTACACGGCATTCTCGGCGTTCATCCAGATGATCCCGATGAACCTGTATGTCTGGGCCGCTATCCTGCTCGTCGTGATGGTTGCCTATAAAGGCCTGGACTTTGGGAAAATGAAAGAACACGAAGTGAGGGCACTTGAAACGGGCGCTCTTTATGATCCTGAAAAAGAAATTCCGGGAGAATTGAAAAACGATCTTCCTGTCAGTACAAAAGGAACGGTCGGCGATCTTGTCTGGCCTATCGTAGCGCTTGTGGTCGGGACAGTATCCATGATGCTGTGGACTGGTTATGAAGCGGTCGGAGCCTTTGATTTACTGCCGATTTTTGAAAATACAGATGTAACGAAATCATTATTGTACGGTGGATTATTCGGCATGTTTGTTGCCCTGGTATTCTTCCTCCGTCAAGTGATGATGAAGGGAATCGAGACACGTGCCGTTGGTACAGCTGTCGTTGAAGGCATCAAGTCGATGCTGCCAGCCGTGTACATCCTGATCTTCGCCTGGACGATTGTCACACTGATCGATCAGCTGCAGACAGGTACGTATCTTGCCGGACTCGTTGAAACATCCAACCTGCCGATGCAGGCACTGCCTGTCATCTTATTCCTTGTAGCAGGCATCATGGCATTCTCCACCGGTACATCTTGGGGATCATTCGGGATCCTGCTTCCGATTGCCGGAGAAATCGCTGCTGCAACAGACGTCAGCATTTTACTGCCTGCAATGGCTGCTGTCCTTGCGGGATCTGTACTTGGTGACCACTGCTCACCGATTTCTGATACAACAATCCTCTCTTCTACAGGAGCGGGGAGCAATCACATCGATCACGTGATCACTCAGCTGCCATATGCCATCATCGGCGCTGTAGTCGCTTCAATCGGATACCTCGTATTAGGATTCACGGGAAGCACCCTGCTAGGACTCGCCGTGGTGATCATCCTGATCGTCGCATTCGCCTTGCTGTTTGGAGAAAAAGCCAAACCGGCACCAGCTGAATAA
- the lipA gene encoding lipoyl synthase produces MSKKDEHIRKPDWLKIKLNTNDNYMGLKKMMRENNLHTVCEEARCPNIHECWGTRRTATFMILGDICTRACRFCAVKTGLPTELDLKEPERVADSVKLMNLKHVVITAVARDDLKDGGSKVFAETVRAIRRKSPFTSIEVLPSDMGGIFDNIKTLMDAKPDIMNYNVETVRRLTPRVRARATYDRTLEFLRRAKELNPDIPTKSSIMVGLGETKEEILETMDDLRAHHVDIVTLGQYLQPSKKHLKVQKYYHPDEFAELREAAMEKGFSHCEAGPLVRSSYHADEQVNAAAKARQAKGEQEVLNA; encoded by the coding sequence ATGAGCAAGAAAGATGAACATATTCGTAAACCGGATTGGCTTAAAATTAAGCTGAATACGAACGATAATTATATGGGCTTGAAAAAGATGATGCGTGAGAACAACCTTCACACAGTTTGTGAAGAAGCACGCTGTCCTAACATCCATGAGTGCTGGGGAACGAGACGTACAGCCACTTTCATGATCCTTGGGGATATCTGTACCCGTGCATGCCGTTTCTGCGCAGTCAAGACAGGACTACCGACTGAGTTGGATCTGAAAGAACCTGAACGCGTAGCAGATTCAGTTAAATTGATGAACCTGAAACACGTCGTTATCACGGCAGTTGCCCGTGACGACCTGAAAGACGGAGGATCAAAAGTATTTGCTGAAACGGTCCGTGCCATCCGCCGCAAAAGTCCGTTCACTTCAATCGAAGTATTGCCATCCGATATGGGTGGAATCTTCGATAACATCAAAACATTGATGGATGCGAAGCCGGACATCATGAACTACAACGTTGAAACCGTTCGCCGCCTGACGCCAAGGGTTCGTGCCCGTGCAACATATGACCGCACACTGGAATTCCTGCGTCGTGCCAAAGAATTGAATCCTGATATCCCGACTAAATCAAGCATCATGGTTGGTCTGGGGGAAACGAAGGAAGAAATCCTTGAAACAATGGATGATCTTCGTGCGCACCATGTTGATATCGTCACGCTGGGTCAATACCTGCAGCCATCCAAGAAACACTTAAAGGTTCAAAAGTATTACCACCCGGACGAATTCGCCGAACTGCGTGAAGCAGCAATGGAAAAAGGCTTCAGCCACTGTGAAGCAGGCCCGCTCGTACGTTCTTCTTATCATGCCGATGAGCAGGTAAACGCAGCAGCCAAAGCAAGACAAGCCAAAGGTGAGCAGGAAGTTCTAAACGCTTAA
- a CDS encoding DUF3055 domain-containing protein, translating into MTERFYLYDDMENTKTRFVSFMGENQRYDLAITQTERYYGKSLVLDLQGNRFSIIGRDDLDEPGYIESVFKLTEEEADELRDFLGEIIL; encoded by the coding sequence ATGACTGAACGATTTTATTTATATGACGATATGGAAAATACAAAAACCCGGTTTGTCAGCTTCATGGGTGAAAACCAGCGCTACGACCTGGCCATCACCCAAACCGAGCGCTACTACGGTAAGTCCCTCGTGCTCGATCTCCAGGGAAACCGCTTCTCCATCATCGGCCGGGACGACCTTGACGAACCTGGATACATCGAAAGCGTCTTTAAACTTACCGAAGAAGAAGCAGATGAACTGCGGGACTTCTTAGGAGAAATCATCCTGTAG